In a single window of the Nicotiana tomentosiformis chromosome 8, ASM39032v3, whole genome shotgun sequence genome:
- the LOC138897752 gene encoding uncharacterized protein — protein sequence MGEEIKDLRAELAKAHQDQTDLTEQQKLEMIGKLREEVDVIKAESLKWKEGMDRFAAEKEAARAQLSSAEGQLQGLKEKISVQARKIEELKARLASELAKAEKAKADADAFVAVYRADAEAAQVQAREAVETANTRAHWVAEFAKCRSRRETLEEIRARSFNLTEEIKRAKELEVDVEALDSDDDDGDDGSKSGSERGEEPDGKETAPVDNQET from the exons ATGGGAGaggaaatcaaggacctccgagcagagttggccaaggctcaccaagatcagaccgatctgaccgagcag CAAAAGCTTGAGATGATTGGGAagctccgtgaggaggtcgatgttataaaggcggagtccttgaagtggaaagaaggtatggaccgctttgctgcagagaaagaggctgcacgagcccaattatcatcggccgaaggTCAACTTCAAGGTCTGAAGGAGAAAATCTCGGTTCAAGCacgaaaaatagaggagctcaaggctcggttggcctctgaacttgccaaggccgaaaaAGCAAAAGCCGATGCagatgcattcgtggccgtctatcgggctgatgctgaagctgctcaggtacaagcaagagaggcagtcgagaccgccaacactcgagcacattgggttgctgaatttgctaagtgccgatctcggagggagaccctcgaggagatccgtGCTCGAAGTTTCAATCTCACCGaggagataaaaagggctaaagagctcgaagtcgatgttgaagccttggattccgatgatgatgatggcgatgatgggagcaagagtgggtccgagagaggggaggagcccgatggaaaAGAGACTGCCCCtgtagataaccaagaaacttag